A window of Juglans regia cultivar Chandler unplaced genomic scaffold, Walnut 2.0 Scaffold_7, whole genome shotgun sequence genomic DNA:
GGGAGCTTTCGGGCCTCTTTTAACAATGTCCCAAAGGCCTTGAGCCACCAGGTTGTTTTTCATCTTGACACTTCAGTCCGCATAATTATCATTTGTAAGAAGTTCAAGgggaaaaatatttgtttccATACTGCTTGGCAAGTTATGATCAAGTGCATATATTAGTCGAGACTCACATTAGAAAGAGACACTAATAATGTgatatatctcatttttttcaatcaagAATTTAATGTTATTCTATGGAATATATTTTGGATCTTGACTTTAAaagttgataattaatttttccGAAGTACTAAGTGTGTGTGTTAGGGATTGCGTTAACATGTTTTGAATTGCGATAGTAAATATAGGTTTACTAAAAAGCTTTACTAgtgaaaattaagttgtttgctTTTTGGAATTGTCCGTTGCTTTACGCtagtaaagaaataaaaagttgaacTTCATCTCTACGCTGACGTATGCATAGCACAAGAATCTGCTGAAGAAGAAGTAGATCGATCATACTCACAAGGACAGATGAGGGGCTTTTCCAAATTCAACCGCTTGTAGCCTTGTAAATCCCAGAGCGAGTAACAGTAGCGATCACCGGTGGAAGACGAACTTAGCTAAGAGAcgggttaatatatatataaatatatatatatatatatacaccctAGGGAACAGTATCAATGCGTTAGTCTCGAGGTGTATAcgatataatgatttaaataaaaaaaataaaaaaattaataatttatttatttgagaaaagaaaatataaagttaaagaaatacaaaaaatcaagattaaaaaaaaatctaaacttcagtAAAATATAAGCATTGGTCTGCatctatattggattatctatttactctctatataataataaaatattattaatttaatatttttttatttttattacattttatagttctactaattaaaatattaataataattatattctaattaagttattaattcatattatatattgagtgttttaagtattttattagttaaatttacttaaagttgaattttacaatgagaATACTCTAAAGCGTTTCTCCtctaaagagtaaaatcatttaatttttttattttaaaaaaattgaaagaaaaaaaaaaggaaaatgagtacaCTGTTAGAACaaaaaagacatgaaaaaaGATGTCAATTCATATGCACCGCAGGGCTATTATGaatcttttgataaaatatgatccttcattaaattctacaacaGAGCTACATGTCAATGGTCAAGGATCTTAAAGACTTTTTAGTAAAACATGACCATTCATTTAATTCTATAAGAGAGCTACATGTCAAATGGTCAAAAATTTTAAAGGCGTTTTAGTAAAATAGGACTTACTGAacttaacagaaaaataaaaaaaattaataaaaaattaataaaaattattattcacaattagaTAATCGTTCATTCTAATAGAGATATACACGTCCACCCACCCTTCATGGCGCTCATAGATCAACCGAAGAACATGCATTAATTAAGGTCTGTCATTGAATATTAATTTAGAGCAACTTGGCTATTATCTATATTTCAACAAACAGTAGTTTTTGCACCAAGttgtttaattaatatatatatatatatatatatatatatatatatatatatattacacgcttgtttaaacaaaaaaatatataaacgtgTTAGGTAGCTAGGTATATACTTTTCATGTGAAATTTCAGGAATttaaaaagttcaaatattattttattgataactttAAAATTTCATTGGCAAACAAATTAATAGGACAAAGATTAGCTGTACATGTGATGACATCTAGCCCACCTAACAAATTAGAATCAATATTACTACTTCTTGTCATGCTGTTTAGAAATTGAAATCTCACGTTTGGAATGACCTTTTAGATGAAGTcggatcatattatataaaatatattagatcGATGAGTTTTGAAATGTCAAAACGAAGTTctagaaatgaaaatattattatttttaatattactaataagatgtcattattctttattttaaaaattaatatatttagagtCAAGTGAGTATATATCATAGTGCATCTTCTGTCATATAAGATGATGAGTAACGAAAATGCAGTGAAGAGATAAATCTTAATATTgataaacacttttcaaatgtgaagacatatatttttttcaaattgagtcactcattttaatatttattttatcttatattttgtaatatttgtagGTTGGCCCCGTAATTTTGGAGAAGTCGAGGTGATGGACACTTAGATACGTAATGATACCCTTATTATGTAATGAAAAATActgaatatgtaattttttttttctttttctgtttttttagcAGCTTTAGCTCTTAAAAGTTACTCACATATAATTGCTGACAAGCCGGAGTCAACTTGACGCCAAAAAAGTCAGTTCCATGACAGAATACCAATCCAATCTTTACGAAGGAGAAGTGTAcaatcataatttctttttattttataaaaataaactcaaaaattcatttgatacagtacattagatttattttattataaaaataattttataatttaagtattacGTCCGGTCACTTTTTGTGGCTAAAACATTTGTATAATGAAAAGAACTAAGCATGGTTAAGATCTACTAGTCAAATAATAGAGTAAGGGAGTCAAGTGTCGTGCATGGAACGAATCATGAGAGGCTCACATATAtgtgatttaatatattaatgcaCGGAAGCCAACACTACCAAAACAATAGTCTATGATGAAAACCAACATTAAATatcatacataaatataaaaacggtgcctttaaaaaaaaaatttgcatgataaattgagatgagatgagattagagttgagaattaaataaaatattattttttaatattatttattttttaaatttaaaaaaattaaattatttaatttaaaattttaaaaaattataataattaaataagataagataaggtAAAAATACAAATTAGATAATTATTTCCTGTCAGTTTACtactcacaaataaaaaatacatatcaaaattataaaataattttttataatattgttttgtcctttttttttattattattatttaatattagttaagTTTACAAGAGATtgtatcattattcatttttaagcGAAAATGCTACATCTACCGAATGTTGGGTCCCATTGggttccaatttttttttttatgtagtgattaaagaaatattttttgatgatgtgatattttttttaaaaatgtttataaatgttaaaaaaatgaataaaaaaatgctaaatcACCAGATAAAGTTTCTCTAGAATTTGTCccgatgtaaaaaaaaatatatttagtaattaaaaaagtgttttttaataatatcataaattatttttaaaaatatataaaaaagaataaaaaacaaataaaaaaattattctttgtcGGAACCAACTTGTTCTTCATCTcggtggatatatatatttttttataaaaataaatttcatttcattcaattaaattgaagttataattataattaattaataaaataatcagATTATAAACTAAATTACACATTTACTAAggattatttacaaatatttttatggtaaatattatcttaatttttaaaaattctctcttaatatataagaaattactatataaaaacaGAATTAAATGAAGCTATtctaaataaatgaataaaataaaataaaagggggAGAGTAATATCACCCTCCGTActcactcattttaaaattgtgtttagatgttgaagtgagttgaaatgagttgagttgagataataaaatattaataaaatattattttttaatattattattattttaaaatttaaaaaagttgaattatttattatattttatattaaaatttaaaaaaattataatgatgagttgagatgagtttaaaagaAGTTTGATAAATCACGGCAAAAGACATACTTTCGATTTCCATGACTCTAGATAGATCAGCTGAGTGCACCCAAAAATCTACCAGAATTTAATAGCAATCTGTCAGAATTAAATAGCAACCAACCAGTCTGCACTTCAGAATTAAATAGTAATCGCCTTCAAAACGTAATGCATCTGACATTTTTTTTCCACGGCAGGTTTCTGaccacaaataaaaagaaataaaaaaaaggttaaaaacaacacaaaaactCCCAGCAGTATACGTCTACGGCTACGTTTAGATCGTGAGAATATTTAAGAAGcgttggaaatatttataaataattataaataaaaattaaaatgagtttatgaattttattaaaaatattttaaattatttgaatgtgtaaagtatgttaaattattaatttttaaataattaattaaaaaaatatggatctcataaatattataataattttattatagtatttttttaatattaataaatattatagtgattttatttttatatataataatgataaatattataataattttatttttaatttatatataatagtaataaatattataataattttatttttatatatataatagtgataaatattatagtaatgttattttttatttatatattatagtgattttactttttatttatatataatagtgataaatattataatgataaatattatagtaattttattttttatttatatttaatagagattaatattatagtgattttattttttatttatatataatataaatacatattatagtgaaattattttttatttatatataatagtgataaatattatagaatatttatgaatagttatgagtagagattgaaatgagtttatgagtctcattgagagtattttaaattatttggcatgtaaaatattttcataagtatGAGTGCAATAAAATTGTTAAACTAGGGTGCAATCTGTCCGGTCTGTGGTTAACTAGCTTTATGAacattttctctccttttttctttttttatgaaaaaattaaaataaaaaataaaaaattaagtgatttcttttaatatttaatatatagttaataaatattaaataatttcattatataatataatcaatGGTATTTTTTGAAtggaaattatataattaatttatacaattattatcatTACAACAATTTAAGATTTTCGGACGATTTTTCTttagaatgaaataaaaatcatccaaaaaatgtaatttttaaagACGAAATTctgattttattccaaaaaaattctGACACATActctccctctttttctttcttttttttcttcaatgtagaagaagaagaagaagtatagTGTAAATGCATAAAATCAAACATGGTTGAAGCGACTCACAAGAAACAGAACAAGAAATTGCTGATTGATCGAGCGTTTacctagatatatataatatatatatatatatatatggatggatatatatatatatatatggatggatatatatatatatatatatatatgtatatatatttgtatgtatggatgtatatgtatatatatttatatggatatatatatatatatgtatggatatatttgatgtgatatgtatttgatatattagatttttttataatatatatatatatatttttgtaatatatatcaatttaaatttatttttaattaacaaattatatcaatttaaatttatttttacgagggtttttttttataaacaaaaaatctattttgattataaattttctttattttcttttgaaccaACACAAAATTTTAGTGTaaatgcatattgaaaaaatcaaacaagGTAGGCGACTTCCCCGGCAGCACATGCTGGCTGATATCTACGGTCAACCCACTACCCACCACCATCATACACACGCTccaaatttcatttattaaatctaaaattgaatattttaatgcaaGAAAAAAACGATAGAGTAACAGGGAAGTTGGTAAGTGACCAATTAGTTTCTTAATTGATCCTTCACCGGCAGCAGTTTTGGAAGACAGCGTCCTGTCCATCCCTCTAGCTGGTAAGTAATTCGTTTTTGCACcaccatttatttaattagtttccattattattttctgaagatgcatgcatgcatggacgcGGTACACGTAATTATTATCGGCATATTAATTGTTGCTTTAGAACCGAATTAAAACACATACACTTCAGGAAGTACGCAGATAGAACGGGAACtcgggaaaaaaaagaaggaactGTATTCGTCTCTGCTCTCCCtctgtttctctttctttctttctttctttcttacttgtttttcttattttgttaaggtttaattttgtaaataataggaaaatattttaagttaagatctttattgagttttaggaaatgaaagagaaaaattaaataaaaatattatcaatttaaaaattatttgaatataatcttttaatagtatttttgttttaaagttagaAAAAGTTGTATCTATTTTTGTGCtttattacaaaatttgtaaaagttttattgattttttttataataattaagtaataattagataaaaaaattaaaaattatttaaaattgaaaagtgttttatatttaaataatatttaaaaataaaattatgaaaacttttaaaaattttgagaatttcatGTTTCATTCCGTGTCTAAACTCTCTTACTCTAAGCTTTAATCACTTAAAAGTATATTCATAAATTTACGtaatttgatgtaatatattaaattatacaattattattattaaaaaatagatttaatgtatcttataaaaaaaattatatcagtttatgaatttatttttataaatttttttttacgattGTACACTTCTCGTTGGTAAAAATGGGATTAATATTCTGTCATGAAACTCACTTTTTTGGTGTCAAGTTGACTTCGGCTTGCCAACAATTATCTGTGAGTAATTTTTAAGAGCTAAAGCTGCTAAAATTCTTTATTACATTCCAGAttttactctaaaaaaaaaaatcatctttaatttcattataaatttcaaCCGTAAAACATTTCTGGGTGGCCTTACATTCTTGATTTTTACGTCTAGAAATATTTCGGTTCGTGGTTAATAACGCCCCTtgataatgatatttaaaaaagtaatactacacatatttatagttttacatataacatttattttgtcaatttttttaaaaaaattaaattttaaatttaataattttattcatatcaataattgataggtgtagaaataaatttttttgtaaatttttcttggATACATtgttctatttaaaaattatcaatcaaatagtatttttaatttttggaattcCTGTTTCTTTAAATGAAAAGTTATTATCATTTAGGAAAAgtcaagaaattaaaagaaaaataattaaaaacaattgattttttattgataattgtaaaatttgattGTTAAATCAATTGCTCCCTAGAAAAAATATCCCGGTGGGTGGAATGtcataatttgaaatttttaatgacaCAATTTAAACGCGCGATAACGTGTACATGATTAGAGTAGAGCCGCGACATGGACATCCTTGTCGGAGTCCatgaaataattaatgaagTTGGTGCATcaagaataattaattatatatgtttatctaGACAAgaagattaattaatatatatatagcagcctCACTACTCTTCATCGATGATTTTATTATCCTGAAATGATCTCATGGGATATGAGATGGTGATATACATTCTGTCTTAACCCCAAATGAGACTAATTTCCTCAATCAATCATGAGGTCACGTACTCTTCATTGTGTTTTGAATGATCcttgtctttatatatatacaatagtaCGTAACTAGCTATATCTATCGAGATTCTTAAAATTCCTGTACATAATTTGACACCTAAATTAATTTGGAAAAGAACTTAATTTGTGGAATCTACGTTAATTATTGTTGAGTACCATTGGGCATTGGGTCTAATAGGGTAACATGACCCCCCTCTTTGATATTCAATATATTGACAAGCATCCATCATTTGAAAGTATTGATCTCTGAccttactacaagaaaaacgagtTTTTGTAGCCATTTAATTACGACGAAAAGagtatttatgattaaaacagactcattttaactgtaaataatcatttcgctggaattaactggccacaaataaataattttcttgtagtatgcATGTATGGCCGccagataattttaaaaatcatctcaactaatttaaaaaaaaaaaaaaaaaactttaaacacATTGCATGTTTCCTGCCAAAAAGTAAACAacttagattgtgtttggatattgaaatgaattgagttgagttgaattgagatgataaaatattgttagaatattattttttaatattattattattttagaatttgaaaaagttgaattatttattatattttatattgagatttgaaaaagttgtaatgatgaattgagatgagtttgataaccaaactcacccttaattTTCACTAATAAGGCTTTTAGTAAAGCTCTGCAATTATAAAAAGTTCTACTACGCAATCCAAAACATGTTAACCCAATCCATGACATGCATGCACTTagtagaagaaattaaaaatcatttttcaaagtcAAGATCGAAAATGAATTCCTGAGAAATAACAATGTTAAATtcttgatttcaaaaattgagaTGTATCACATTATTAGtgtctctttctttctattccAAGTTTCGACTAATCTATGTATTTTATAACTTGACAGGCAATATGGAAACAAACACTTTACCTCTCCAACTGCTAATGGTGACTAGAGCTAATCAGAGAGTTGAGAGTGGAAACTCTTCAGACAACCAAGGTCGTTCTAACTCATCAAACATCTCAGGTAATGGAGAGAACACGATAATACAGATTGAAAATGATCATAATTTGATAATTGATGAAGGAAACCCTTCAAGTTCACACAAcctaggtctctctctctctctcaatatgcACAAAcattattagaagaaaaaaataggcttataattaaatggaaaattaaGAATTTCTCAGTGCCTAATCTAAACCTGATCTTGTAACTTAGTTGTAGTTCTTCTTGTCATTGAAActtgagaattgaaatttgaatcaccATGAAAACAAGtacaaatgatttattttaggTGGTTTATCTTAGATCAgatatgatttaattttaatttgcaagAAAGATTCTAGATTTAAATATTGTATATCAAATCatgtcaatattatatatagttataatatagttacaatatattattatatatattcaccatatatatataattatatagttataatatagttattcACCATATAttcaccaatatatatattaatattatattaatatacatgcATACAAAATCGACATATGCATACAAAAGATGATATCGTTATGTACGTAGTAGTTTGCTGGAAAGTTGGTAGGTGCATGTCGGAGTTGTTTcgtttaatttatttcataattctatgtataaattataatatgtaacTGGAGATCAAAAAGCATATCAATTATCatcatgtataatatataatgcatgcatggcagggCCAGAGATCAGGGAGGATGATAATTTTGCGCGGCCCTTACTCAAGGCTGTGGAAAGTGGTGATTGGAACGCTACAAGAGATTTCCTCAACGAACACCCCCGTGCATTGACAGCAAGAATGACTACATTTATGGGTGGGACGGTTCTTCACGCTGCTGTTGATGCTGAACAGCAAGAGATAGTGATGGAGTTGGTCAATATGATGTCAGAACATGATTTGGCAATGAAAGACAATTTCGGCTATACAGCTCTACATATTAGTGGGAATCAGAAAATGGCAGAGTGCCTGATTAGAAAAAACAAGGAATTGGTCAGCATCAGAAATAAAGGCAAACTACTTCCAGTTGCTCTGGCTATGTCCGATGGGCATAAAGAATTGGCTCGCTATCTCTATTCTCAAACTCCGTTCCAAGATCTGGAGGCAGATCGAGACTTCAATGGTGCTTCACTTCTTAACAGTTGTTTTTATCAAGGAGATTTaggtaacaaattattattgtaTTCTCTTCTAACTATTCATTGGCCGTAATTTCTGGTGATTGGATTAATTAATTGGATATTATATGCACTTATGTATGTACGTACGGTACAACATTAACACATGATGATCTTGCAAGATATGGCTTTGGATTTAATGGAGCGTTGTCCTCGTTTGGCTTTTGCCTTGGACGGAAGACGTAAGTCCCCTTTGGAGGTATTGGCTGAAATTTCGACTGACGCATTCGAGCAGAGTGGAAATTATAAGATGGTGTTTTGGAAACAATGGATCTACAATCACTGTTAGTACTACcaccactcttttttttttatctcttagcAGCTTTTCTATTAATTGGgctctttttacaaaaaaaaaaagaaatttctaaaaataatcttactTTAATACAtcttttgtaattatatttcctATGTCTCGTGGTACGTAATTAGTTgagtaaataattatatttatacattaatgCACATCATCAAGTACAATACTAACATatttgaattttagattttgacaTAACTACCCGCGTCCTATTATAACAAagttaatgtaaaaatattataaaataattataagtgtatcattattattaaataatttacatgaTCTAATCATTGGCATTCTTTTCAAAAGATCTTACCGGTATCTTTTTCATACTACTCTGATAGAATCATATCTCAAAACACTTGACGATCCAAACATACTTCATAGAGCCTTATCACTTTCACAAAAACCTATATaggttgaaattaaagttttcGTCTTGATTCTAAAAACCTATATaggttgaaattaaaaattttaaagttttcgTCTtgattctaaaaattataataattgaaGGTGATAACATAATATTGAACTCTCTCCCAactatataaacaaatataattgACAAGCCGTTAGAAATCAGTTTGATCAAGCTCAAGTTTGACTTGATttgtatattaaattaaatgaattgaactCTTATAATACTCAGCTCTACTTGTATTAATAAGTCAAATAACTTCATAcaacttattattttatattaatattattatttttacctttgtaatgaaaatatttttaagtattcaataattatatatataagagaaaatcatAATACGTAGTCTTAATAGTACTGTTCATGCATGTTGCTTGAATTTAATTTGCTCCTTCAAGATAGAGATTAAAAGAATACTGccttaatatattattacttgacttttatttgccttttttgtttttgggtggGGGAAGGTATACACATTTCATTAGATCGTGCTGCCGATCAATTCCGTTTGAACATCCAAAATCATGGTGAAGAAAATTCAACCGGACCAGGTACGTACGTGCGTTAATTAATGCATAAACTTAATTTATGTCCCTCGAATTTTTTGACTCCTGACATTAATTAATGTTAGCCAATGTTTGGGTCGGAATTAATAAAGGTCATGAGCAAGTTTTGGTTTTACTTAATTTGCAGTGGGAGCTGATCTATGGCGCCAACTAGTTTCAAGTCTCTTCAACCTCTCgggtataatattaattgcatccatttacttttttgaataatttttgtttaaaaaattgttattctTGATCATTTATTGTTTCATCCAACTTATAAATGAATTAAGCAGGATGCATACATGCTGCATGCATTAATGTTTCGTAATTgccaaattaattatattggaTTCAAGCGTTTATACGAAATGAAGTTTGTACGAGCTCAATTCCACCAACTTCTGACCCTTATGTGTCAAGAAAGCCAAAGAAATCGATATAAGCAGCATATTATTATGCAAGCAGTGTTCGATGCTATCAAGAGAGGGAACTTTAAATTTGTTTATCATGTAGTCAAAGCAGATCCATATGATATATGGACGTGTGATGGTGATGGAAGAGGCATATTCCATTTGGCTATCCTGCATCGTCAGCATAGGATCTTTAGCCTTCTATACAGCTTAAGAAAGAGGAATGTTTTTCTAAATATGGAAGATTGTTCCGGAAATACCACATTGCATATGGCAGGGATGGTGATAAAAAATACTGCTATCGATTCCATAAGAGGAGCAGCTTTGCAAATGCAAAGAGAAGTTCAATGGTTTAAGGTCAGTTCTATCCATTTTTACCTGCTGCTTTATTATTTTGCTGATCTCAACCTGCATACACTCTTTAAACTAATCTAGAGATAgattttcaaaagaaagaaagaagaacaacAATAGTACCATGAAATGTAGGTATAAAAAACCTTTCAATTTTTTAGGCAAGAACGCATGACCTTGAGCCCATTTGCTGTACTTTAAAATCTGCATTTCTTAccaaatttatttctaatattgttttttaattctcCTACACTAATGTAGGGAATGTGGGGTGGAAAAATCTGTATCACTTAACTTCAAAATAGTGGTACTTATGATTTTAAGAACTCTACTATGGAATAATCTTAATTAGAAACTTCAACCACTCtgcaagtattatatatagaataactTTGTTTTTGCATTCCATGTTTGTTGGTGTCACAAGATTGCTACTAAGCAGTTCTTTATTATAAGAAAGCTAAAATTCTTGCTGTCAAATTTTCAATACGGAAATCTAAAAAACAGattaaactgaagaaataaaatacaaatttgaaaaaagaaactgaCATGTATACAAgtatttttacaattctttgcacattcatattttaatgaatgacatttttataaaataaattatacaataatattcgTTTATAGAAATACCCTCAAATAAAAACAAGGTtgtataaaaatcaaaacaacaaaattcatTATTCAAAAAGCCAAAAGATTGATGATGGTCTCGGTTTGTTGAATATAGATGGCTAATTCTTTTGCAATAGTCTACTTGCGATTTTTTcctcatatttttaattaataaatgcaTGCAGGAGGTGGAACGCATTTGCCCTCTCACTCATAAGGAAATTTCAAACAAATACAAATTGACTGCCAGACAATTGTTTACGAAAGACCACAACGAAATgagaaaagagggagagaacTGGATGAAGGGCACAGCAACTTCTTGTACTGTGGTTGGTGCTCTCATCACTACCATTGTGGTTGCGGCAGCATTTACCATTTCTGGTGGTAACAATCAAGATACAGGCTTGCCAATCCTGCATGATGAActatttaaactttttatagTAACTAATTCTTTGTCGCTATGTTCTTCATCAATGTCAGTATTGACGTTTCTAGGAATCCTCACATCACGTTATGCAGAAGAAGACTTTCTTAGATCCTTGCCCAGAAAGATGATTATAGGCCTTTCCGCTCTCTTATTCTCTATTGCAACTATGATAATAGCCTTTTCTACTGCTCTTTTACTTATGTTACGTGGAAAATATAAGATCGTCATTCCTATTATTGGTTTGGCTAGTGTTCCCATTATTCTATTTGTATTGATGCAATTTCGCATTCTGATTGACATGCTTGTTTCAACCTATGGATCGGGCATCTTTGATGAGAAAATGAAGCCTTGGTTGTAACTTTTTACCTTATTTGTTATAAAGTTGTATCGATATATGGCAAATTAAATAGAATTGATGATTATTTTTCATTGGGATGAATGGTTGAACTTATGTcacatattttgttattattttg
This region includes:
- the LOC108984490 gene encoding ankyrin repeat-containing protein ITN1-like — its product is MAGPEIREDDNFARPLLKAVESGDWNATRDFLNEHPRALTARMTTFMGGTVLHAAVDAEQQEIVMELVNMMSEHDLAMKDNFGYTALHISGNQKMAECLIRKNKELVSIRNKGKLLPVALAMSDGHKELARYLYSQTPFQDLEADRDFNGASLLNSCFYQGDLGMVIKNTAIDSIRGAALQMQREVQWFKEVERICPLTHKEISNKYKLTARQLFTKDHNEMRKEGENWMKGTATSCTVVGALITTIVVAAAFTISGGNNQDTGLPILHDELFKLFIVTNSLSLCSSSMSVLTFLGILTSRYAEEDFLRSLPRKMIIGLSALLFSIATMIIAFSTALLLMLRGKYKIVIPIIGLASVPIILFVLMQFRILIDMLVSTYGSGIFDEKMKPWL